A window of the Cellvibrio sp. pealriver genome harbors these coding sequences:
- a CDS encoding TRAP transporter large permease subunit, which produces MLIELIPLFMFAAICIFLMFGYPVALTLGGVALVFAGAGIAGGVFDPNLLKSFPTRLYGIMNNYTLVAVPLFVFMGTVLEKSRLAEDLLENMSKACGRLPGGLGISVIAVGAMLAASTGIVGATVVTMGLMSLPLMIKRGYAPSFACGTICATGTLGQIIPPSIALVLLGDVLSSAYQQAQLKLGVFNPKTISVGDLFVAAIVPGLALVALYMLYVFFTAFFRPQIIPRTSIDQNAEKVPFIKILFSLLPVLLLIGLVLGSILIGAATPTEAAGVGALGACLLALGKKQLCIKRLREVSQSTIKITAMIFMILIGASLFSLVFRGFGGEELVHNFFSQLPGGVFTAVLLVMLVMFVLGFILDFIEIIFVVVPIVAPVLLAMGVDPIWLGIMIAVNLQTSFLTPPFGFALFYLRGVAPASIKTSEIYRGVVPFIALQLLLLCVMAIWPGIITWLPEQM; this is translated from the coding sequence ATGCTAATTGAATTGATCCCGCTGTTCATGTTTGCAGCGATATGTATTTTTTTAATGTTCGGCTATCCCGTCGCACTCACGCTAGGAGGCGTTGCATTAGTGTTTGCAGGTGCAGGAATTGCAGGCGGTGTGTTTGATCCGAATCTATTAAAAAGTTTTCCCACGCGCCTGTACGGCATTATGAACAATTACACGCTAGTGGCTGTTCCGCTATTTGTATTTATGGGCACAGTGTTGGAAAAATCCCGCCTTGCGGAAGATTTATTGGAAAACATGTCCAAAGCCTGTGGGCGTTTACCCGGGGGGTTGGGTATTTCGGTTATCGCTGTGGGTGCCATGCTCGCCGCCAGCACCGGTATTGTAGGTGCAACAGTAGTGACTATGGGTTTGATGTCGCTGCCGCTTATGATAAAACGCGGTTACGCGCCCAGCTTTGCCTGCGGCACTATTTGCGCAACAGGAACACTCGGGCAAATTATTCCACCTTCAATTGCACTCGTGTTATTGGGCGATGTGTTATCCAGCGCTTACCAACAAGCGCAATTAAAACTCGGTGTGTTCAACCCCAAAACCATTTCCGTTGGCGATTTATTTGTCGCCGCCATAGTGCCCGGTTTAGCGCTGGTCGCACTCTATATGCTCTATGTTTTCTTTACTGCCTTTTTCCGCCCACAAATTATTCCGCGCACATCCATCGACCAAAATGCAGAAAAAGTACCCTTCATTAAAATTTTGTTCAGCTTATTACCGGTGCTGTTATTGATCGGTTTAGTGCTCGGCTCCATTTTAATTGGTGCCGCCACACCCACCGAAGCGGCTGGCGTAGGTGCACTCGGTGCCTGTTTGTTAGCACTCGGAAAAAAACAACTTTGCATAAAACGTTTGCGTGAAGTTTCACAATCCACCATAAAAATCACCGCCATGATTTTTATGATCCTGATCGGCGCATCTTTATTTTCACTCGTGTTCCGCGGCTTTGGTGGCGAAGAATTGGTACACAACTTTTTCAGTCAATTACCGGGCGGTGTATTTACTGCTGTATTACTGGTAATGCTGGTGATGTTCGTACTCGGATTTATTCTGGACTTTATCGAAATTATTTTTGTAGTCGTACCAATCGTCGCACCGGTATTACTCGCCATGGGTGTAGACCCTATTTGGCTCGGCATTATGATCGCCGTAAATCTGCAAACCTCTTTCCTCACACCACCCTTCGGATTCGCACTTTTCTACTTACGCGGCGTCGCACCCGCCAGCATCAAAACCAGCGAAATCTATCGCGGCGTTGTACCCTTCATCGCACTGCAACTATTACTGTTATGCGTAATGGCTATTTGGCCGGGGATTATTACCTGGTTGCCGGAGCAGATGTAA
- a CDS encoding acyl-CoA thioesterase — protein MQEFNSTPTGTIALQTITMPGDTNPFGDIFGGWVMAQMDIAGAIHANEVAQGRVTTVAVGSMVFMRPVPVGAIISCYTSTLRIGNTSIRVKVEVWIKDFLTHKISQVTQGEYVYVAIDEQGRKRPVLKNPE, from the coding sequence ATGCAAGAATTTAACTCTACGCCTACCGGCACCATCGCGTTGCAAACTATCACCATGCCGGGGGATACCAACCCCTTTGGCGATATTTTTGGTGGCTGGGTGATGGCGCAGATGGATATTGCTGGCGCGATACATGCGAATGAAGTTGCGCAGGGGCGGGTGACGACGGTGGCGGTGGGGAGTATGGTGTTTATGCGGCCGGTGCCGGTGGGGGCGATTATCAGTTGTTACACCAGTACGTTGCGCATTGGGAATACCTCTATCCGCGTAAAGGTGGAAGTATGGATTAAAGATTTCCTGACTCACAAAATCAGTCAGGTGACGCAGGGCGAATATGTGTATGTGGCGATTGATGAGCAGGGTCGCAAGCGGCCGGTGCTGAAAAACCCTGAATAA
- a CDS encoding cytochrome b, which yields MLKDSRSGYGLVSILIHWISALLILFLFGLGTYMVDLTYYDDWYHKGPELHVSLGLVVLLLMLVRIVWRIANPTPVELTAKRAQNLAAKLVKIGLYLFIFVVLISGYLITTAEGQPASMFNLLKFPVLVELEAGNVDLAGELHEYFAWGIIALVVLHVLGALMHHFVMRDKTLVRMIKPVKKSDV from the coding sequence ATGTTAAAAGATTCGCGCAGTGGTTACGGTTTGGTTTCCATTCTGATTCATTGGATAAGTGCGCTGCTCATTCTGTTTTTATTTGGATTGGGCACTTACATGGTGGATTTAACTTACTACGACGACTGGTATCACAAAGGCCCCGAGTTGCACGTGAGCCTCGGCTTGGTTGTTTTATTATTGATGCTGGTGCGCATTGTGTGGCGCATTGCCAACCCAACCCCGGTTGAACTTACCGCAAAACGCGCACAAAACCTTGCCGCAAAACTCGTTAAAATCGGTTTGTATCTTTTCATTTTTGTGGTGCTGATCAGTGGTTATTTAATTACCACAGCGGAAGGCCAACCGGCGAGCATGTTTAATCTGCTGAAGTTCCCCGTTCTAGTTGAACTGGAGGCGGGCAATGTCGATCTTGCCGGTGAATTGCATGAATATTTTGCCTGGGGAATTATCGCGCTGGTTGTACTGCATGTACTGGGTGCGCTGATGCATCATTTTGTGATGCGCGACAAAACCTTGGTACGCATGATTAAACCTGTTAAAAAATCCGATGTCTGA
- a CDS encoding YceI family protein: MLKQSLLKKSFLALAVSSVGLMSLPTMADTYVIDTKGAHASINFAIKHLGYSVLTGRFDKFEGEFTYDPAKPEASTVNVTIDTASVNSNHAERDKHLRSDDFLNVEKFPKATFVSKSIKVDDKDEFDIIGDLTLNGVTKSITIEVEKVGEGKDPWGGYRAGFSGETEIKLKDFNVKMDLGPASEVVKLELEIEGIKK, from the coding sequence ATGTTAAAACAATCCTTATTAAAAAAATCTTTTCTCGCATTAGCCGTTAGCAGCGTTGGCTTGATGAGTTTGCCAACCATGGCTGACACTTATGTGATTGATACCAAAGGTGCGCACGCATCGATCAATTTTGCAATCAAGCATTTGGGCTACAGCGTACTGACTGGCCGTTTTGATAAATTTGAAGGTGAATTTACCTACGACCCTGCTAAACCAGAAGCAAGCACTGTGAATGTCACTATCGACACCGCCAGTGTTAACTCTAACCACGCCGAGCGCGACAAGCATTTGCGTAGCGATGATTTCCTGAATGTTGAAAAATTCCCGAAAGCGACCTTTGTGAGCAAGTCTATTAAAGTGGATGACAAAGATGAGTTTGACATCATCGGTGATTTGACTCTCAATGGCGTAACCAAAAGCATCACCATTGAAGTAGAAAAAGTTGGCGAAGGTAAAGACCCATGGGGCGGTTACCGCGCTGGCTTCTCCGGTGAGACTGAGATCAAATTAAAAGATTTCAACGTGAAAATGGATTTGGGCCCAGCATCAGAAGTGGTCAAACTGGAATTGGAAATTGAAGGTATTAAAAAATAA
- a CDS encoding PEP-CTERM sorting domain-containing protein (PEP-CTERM proteins occur, often in large numbers, in the proteomes of bacteria that also encode an exosortase, a predicted intramembrane cysteine proteinase. The presence of a PEP-CTERM domain at a protein's C-terminus predicts cleavage within the sorting domain, followed by covalent anchoring to some some component of the (usually Gram-negative) cell surface. Many PEP-CTERM proteins exhibit an unusual sequence composition that includes large numbers of potential glycosylation sites. Expression of one such protein has been shown restore the ability of a bacterium to form floc, a type of biofilm.) produces MCVVTKFRNIAVLLGLLTGTTAQAVTINFDDREYIPTPIFDHFGDHPLSDEYADHGLIIVDGFLATYRSPSEPSVSSPNYLLMGHGGSLLFVDRFPTMVSLYVSSYLGDNIYIDALDADGNAYSKTTDGFNPHTPTPYTPNQLVSFYSPAGFQRLHFSSFFDGRVNAGIDDLTFTYAHLPEPSSGTLLLLGSGFLLWRAHKKARR; encoded by the coding sequence ATGTGTGTCGTCACCAAGTTTCGCAACATTGCTGTGCTATTAGGTTTATTGACGGGTACCACTGCCCAGGCAGTGACGATTAATTTTGACGATCGTGAATATATCCCCACGCCGATTTTTGATCATTTTGGCGATCACCCTCTCTCCGATGAATATGCCGACCATGGCTTAATCATCGTTGATGGTTTTCTCGCAACCTATCGCTCACCATCAGAGCCCAGCGTCTCATCACCAAATTATTTGTTGATGGGGCACGGTGGTAGTTTGTTGTTTGTTGATCGGTTCCCGACGATGGTAAGCCTGTATGTGTCTTCTTATCTTGGAGATAATATTTATATCGACGCGCTAGATGCCGATGGCAATGCGTATTCTAAAACCACAGATGGATTTAATCCGCACACGCCGACACCTTACACACCCAATCAGCTTGTGAGTTTCTATTCACCCGCTGGCTTTCAGCGGCTGCATTTTTCCAGTTTTTTTGATGGGCGGGTCAATGCCGGCATTGATGATTTAACCTTTACCTACGCACATTTACCTGAGCCGTCGTCGGGTACATTATTGTTGTTGGGTTCAGGTTTTTTATTGTGGCGCGCGCATAAAAAAGCCCGGCGATAA
- a CDS encoding LysR family transcriptional regulator → MSKAFNSDAVLVFLAVLDTGSFSAAARQLGRVPSAVSMAIANLEAELALELFERSGREPKPTAHARALEPQARLLMGQMQQLNTQALELSQGLEPRLTLVIAPELQSTQWVKPLQVLAKEYPSLDVRIITAPQSDALDLLHRGEAQLALVFERPAADGRERFQEVGRETLVAVIARNHPLLQLLSDSGQLQGDQLRPVRQIIVGSRHEGTGLATSEQFCVASDHHWRVDHPEAALQLALAGLGWSWLPRACVQPYLNGQLLVELPMGNFTNGEELWVDLVWSRERPLGLGAQRFVALMGEQYRQAAGR, encoded by the coding sequence ATGAGCAAAGCATTCAATTCAGACGCGGTGCTGGTATTTCTGGCGGTATTGGATACCGGCTCTTTTTCTGCCGCGGCGCGCCAGCTGGGGCGAGTGCCGTCAGCTGTGAGCATGGCGATCGCCAATCTGGAGGCGGAGCTGGCGCTGGAGTTATTTGAACGCAGCGGTCGCGAGCCAAAACCCACCGCCCATGCGCGCGCGCTGGAGCCGCAAGCGCGCTTGTTGATGGGGCAAATGCAGCAGCTCAATACCCAGGCGCTGGAACTCAGCCAAGGGTTGGAGCCGCGCCTGACATTGGTGATCGCCCCCGAGCTGCAATCCACCCAGTGGGTGAAACCTTTGCAAGTATTGGCGAAGGAATATCCCTCGCTGGACGTGCGCATCATCACTGCACCGCAAAGCGATGCACTGGATTTATTGCATCGCGGTGAAGCGCAGCTCGCGCTGGTATTTGAGCGCCCTGCCGCCGATGGGCGCGAGCGCTTTCAGGAAGTGGGGCGCGAGACATTAGTCGCCGTGATTGCGCGCAACCATCCCCTGCTGCAATTGCTGTCGGACTCCGGCCAGTTGCAGGGCGATCAGTTGCGCCCGGTGCGCCAGATCATCGTCGGCAGCCGCCATGAAGGCACAGGGCTCGCCACCAGCGAGCAGTTTTGCGTGGCATCGGATCACCACTGGCGGGTGGATCACCCCGAGGCGGCACTGCAACTGGCTCTGGCCGGATTGGGTTGGAGTTGGTTGCCACGCGCCTGTGTGCAGCCGTATCTCAACGGCCAATTATTGGTGGAATTACCCATGGGCAATTTCACTAACGGCGAAGAGTTATGGGTGGATCTGGTGTGGTCGCGTGAGCGCCCATTGGGTTTGGGCGCGCAGCGCTTTGTTGCGTTGATGGGTGAGCAGTATCGGCAGGCGGCCGGCAGGTAG
- a CDS encoding PACE efflux transporter, whose protein sequence is MQSASVQTRPLQGAKRRVVYVALYELIAILLSTILLMLMSNTGTAESLGLAVAASALAIIWNLVFNSLFERWESRRAKPGRSLGMRICHAIGFEGGLLVLLVPLVAWWYSVSLWQALLIDLGLLVFFLVYTFVFTWVFDAVFGLPSSARLQSTAI, encoded by the coding sequence ATGCAAAGTGCTTCTGTTCAAACTCGCCCCTTACAAGGAGCCAAGCGCCGTGTGGTATACGTCGCGCTCTATGAGCTGATTGCGATACTGCTTTCCACCATTCTATTGATGTTGATGAGCAACACAGGCACCGCTGAATCCTTGGGGCTGGCGGTGGCGGCATCGGCCTTGGCGATCATCTGGAACCTCGTCTTCAACAGCCTGTTTGAACGCTGGGAATCACGCCGTGCAAAACCGGGGCGCAGCCTGGGTATGCGCATATGCCACGCAATAGGGTTTGAAGGCGGTTTACTGGTGCTATTGGTGCCTTTGGTTGCCTGGTGGTACAGCGTCAGCCTTTGGCAGGCGCTATTGATAGACTTGGGTTTACTGGTGTTTTTTCTGGTGTACACCTTCGTATTCACCTGGGTGTTTGATGCCGTATTTGGCTTGCCATCGTCCGCAAGGCTGCAATCTACCGCCATCTGA
- a CDS encoding type II toxin-antitoxin system Phd/YefM family antitoxin — MFHSSDIYTVTDFSRKPAEHIKRLNESKRPEILTVNGKAAVVIQDAESYEKMAALAEYADSILNIRKALAEEGRELTNFTREFEAKYGIKR, encoded by the coding sequence ATGTTTCACAGCTCCGACATCTACACTGTGACCGATTTCAGCCGCAAACCGGCAGAACACATCAAACGCCTGAACGAAAGCAAGCGCCCTGAAATACTGACGGTCAATGGCAAAGCAGCCGTCGTCATTCAGGATGCCGAAAGCTACGAAAAGATGGCAGCCTTGGCAGAATATGCCGATAGCATCCTCAATATCCGCAAAGCGCTTGCTGAAGAAGGCCGTGAGTTAACCAATTTCACCCGTGAGTTCGAAGCAAAATACGGAATAAAACGTTGA
- a CDS encoding type II toxin-antitoxin system RelE/ParE family toxin gives MKEYRVHIKPTAEKDLEQRYLQIAEDSPENALRWYLGLIEAIETLSLMAERCPIAAEDIDVQMGIRHLIIGNYRVLFRIHNQQVDVLHIRHSAHERFL, from the coding sequence TTGAAGGAATATCGCGTTCACATCAAACCCACCGCAGAAAAGGATCTTGAGCAACGCTATCTGCAAATAGCAGAAGATTCTCCGGAAAATGCCCTGCGCTGGTACCTTGGTTTAATAGAAGCGATTGAAACGCTGTCGTTAATGGCAGAGCGGTGTCCCATCGCCGCTGAAGATATTGATGTGCAAATGGGTATCAGGCATTTGATTATCGGCAATTACCGTGTGCTTTTCCGGATTCACAACCAACAGGTTGATGTACTTCATATCCGTCATAGCGCTCACGAGCGTTTTCTGTGA
- the ccoG gene encoding cytochrome c oxidase accessory protein CcoG, producing MSDSPLLIPTRTLPEGKIFTRSFTGRFRNLRLLGAGFLALLFFGTSWINWNGHQAVLWDLETRQFHVFGTTFWPQDFMLLSFAMIIGALLLFAVTMVAGRVWCGYACPQSVWTWAFMWAENITEGDRNQRMKLQQAPWGANKLFKRSSKHLLWIVMSLATGIAFVGYFVPVRELVHNLAQLEWLSSSAIWVAIVASLTYVNAGWVREKVCVHMCPYARFQSVMFDRNTLVIAYDAARGDTRGSRKKIDDHKALGLGDCIDCYMCVQVCPTGIDIRDGLQMDCIGCAACIDACDDVMDKMGYERGLVSYTSEAALAGEPQKILRPRLLGYGAIIAVMLAALFMSLNARELVDLSVVKDRSVIYRHTSDGNILNVYRLKVTNKTQQPARYTLQLHNAQGLSLSREHQFTLKAGEIYDFPVTVKMPSSLHQAAGMIHFDFELVNDSTPLLPNREAANFMYPAQ from the coding sequence ATGAGCGATTCCCCGTTGTTGATCCCCACCCGCACCTTGCCTGAAGGCAAAATTTTCACGCGCAGTTTTACCGGCCGGTTCCGCAACTTGCGTTTATTGGGTGCCGGTTTTTTAGCGCTGCTGTTTTTTGGGACATCCTGGATTAATTGGAACGGCCACCAAGCCGTCTTGTGGGATTTGGAGACGCGTCAATTCCACGTGTTTGGCACCACCTTTTGGCCGCAGGATTTTATGCTGTTGTCGTTCGCGATGATTATTGGCGCGCTCTTGTTATTTGCCGTTACGATGGTTGCTGGCCGGGTGTGGTGTGGTTATGCCTGCCCGCAGAGCGTGTGGACCTGGGCATTTATGTGGGCGGAGAACATTACCGAGGGCGACCGCAACCAGCGCATGAAATTGCAACAGGCACCTTGGGGAGCAAACAAATTATTCAAACGCAGCAGCAAGCATCTGCTGTGGATTGTCATGAGCCTCGCTACCGGCATCGCCTTTGTGGGTTATTTTGTGCCGGTGCGCGAATTGGTGCATAACCTTGCACAGCTGGAGTGGTTGAGTAGCAGTGCGATTTGGGTCGCTATAGTGGCATCGCTCACCTACGTAAATGCCGGATGGGTGCGCGAAAAAGTGTGCGTGCATATGTGCCCTTATGCGCGTTTCCAAAGTGTGATGTTTGATCGCAACACTTTGGTCATTGCTTACGATGCAGCACGCGGCGATACGCGCGGCTCGCGCAAAAAAATCGATGATCACAAAGCACTTGGCCTTGGCGATTGCATCGACTGTTACATGTGCGTGCAAGTGTGCCCGACCGGTATTGATATCCGCGATGGTTTGCAAATGGATTGCATTGGTTGCGCTGCGTGTATCGATGCCTGTGATGATGTGATGGATAAAATGGGTTACGAGCGCGGGCTGGTCAGCTACACATCCGAGGCTGCATTAGCTGGCGAGCCGCAGAAAATTCTGCGCCCGCGGTTATTGGGTTATGGTGCCATCATCGCCGTTATGCTTGCGGCGTTATTCATGTCATTAAACGCGCGTGAATTAGTCGATTTGAGCGTTGTGAAAGACCGCAGTGTGATTTATCGTCACACGAGCGATGGCAATATTCTCAACGTGTATCGTTTGAAAGTGACGAATAAAACCCAACAGCCCGCGCGTTACACATTGCAGTTGCACAATGCGCAGGGCCTATCGTTATCGCGCGAGCATCAATTTACACTCAAGGCAGGTGAAATTTATGATTTTCCTGTCACGGTAAAAATGCCGTCATCACTTCATCAGGCCGCCGGTATGATTCATTTTGATTTTGAATTGGTAAACGATTCCACACCGCTTCTGCCCAATCGGGAGGCCGCCAATTTTATGTATCCTGCGCAATAA
- the mapR gene encoding GntR family transcriptional regulator MpaR (MapR regulates genes involved in Pseudomonas quinolone signal (PQS) production and anthranilate metabolism) — protein sequence MKLYEKLADEIAALIRAGVLTANEKVPSVRSASRTYDVSPATVFEAYYLLESRGFIQARSRSGYFVCAQANKDLAEPEMCPQLTETTPVDVSELVFSVLGSIKDPDIIPLGSAFPSPDLFPLARLARSMNKSLQQMPANRILTDITSGNPHLRRQIALRYRVNGVMHAPEELVITNGALEALNLCLQVVTQPGDLVAIETPTFYAALQILERLQLKAVEIPVHPRDGIHLQTLEDSLQRLPIKACWLMSHFHNPLGASMSDEKKQTLCELLHRHQVPLIEDDVYAELYFGVTPPKPIKQFDRSGLVMHCGSFSKNLAPGYRVGWVSAGRYAEPIQRLKLMTTISPSVPAQAALADYLQQGGYDRHLRKLRNSLEQQQQCMLNAIATYFPKDTRVTRPTGGYFLWVELPEQVDSLQLFSMALAQGISIAPGPIFSATRRFRNCIRLNYGYAWNKEMDDAFATLGKLITSLL from the coding sequence ATGAAATTATACGAAAAGCTCGCCGATGAAATTGCTGCATTGATTCGCGCGGGCGTGCTCACTGCAAATGAAAAAGTGCCCTCGGTGCGCAGTGCCAGTCGCACCTATGATGTAAGCCCTGCAACGGTTTTTGAGGCTTACTATTTATTGGAGAGCCGCGGCTTCATACAAGCGCGGTCGCGCTCCGGATATTTTGTGTGCGCGCAGGCCAACAAGGATTTAGCCGAGCCGGAGATGTGTCCGCAACTGACAGAGACCACACCGGTGGATGTCAGCGAACTGGTTTTTTCAGTGTTAGGTTCAATCAAAGATCCGGATATCATTCCGCTCGGCTCTGCCTTTCCCAGCCCGGATTTATTTCCACTGGCGCGCCTGGCGCGCTCCATGAATAAAAGCCTGCAGCAAATGCCTGCCAACCGCATCCTCACCGATATCACCAGCGGCAACCCGCACTTGCGCAGGCAGATTGCATTGCGTTATCGCGTGAATGGTGTAATGCACGCGCCAGAAGAACTGGTGATTACCAATGGCGCATTGGAAGCATTGAATTTATGTTTGCAAGTGGTTACCCAACCGGGTGATTTGGTCGCCATTGAAACACCTACTTTTTATGCTGCACTGCAAATTTTAGAGCGCTTGCAATTAAAAGCGGTAGAAATTCCTGTGCACCCGCGCGACGGTATTCATTTACAAACACTGGAAGACAGCTTACAGCGTTTGCCGATTAAAGCCTGTTGGCTGATGAGCCATTTTCACAATCCGCTCGGCGCATCCATGAGCGATGAAAAAAAACAAACCCTGTGCGAATTATTGCATCGCCATCAAGTGCCTTTAATTGAAGATGATGTTTACGCTGAATTGTATTTTGGTGTAACACCGCCCAAACCCATCAAACAATTTGACCGCTCCGGTTTGGTGATGCATTGCGGTTCTTTTTCCAAAAACCTTGCTCCCGGGTATCGCGTAGGGTGGGTATCTGCTGGCCGCTATGCGGAACCAATACAGCGTTTGAAATTGATGACAACCATATCGCCTTCGGTTCCCGCGCAAGCGGCTTTGGCCGATTATTTACAGCAGGGCGGATATGATCGCCATTTGCGTAAACTGCGCAATTCGTTGGAGCAACAACAACAGTGCATGTTGAATGCGATTGCCACTTATTTTCCTAAAGACACGCGTGTTACACGCCCAACTGGCGGATATTTTTTGTGGGTGGAATTACCAGAGCAGGTGGACAGTTTGCAATTATTTTCCATGGCATTGGCGCAGGGCATCAGTATCGCTCCCGGGCCAATTTTTTCTGCAACGCGGCGATTCCGCAATTGCATCCGGTTGAATTACGGTTATGCGTGGAATAAAGAAATGGATGATGCTTTCGCAACATTAGGGAAATTAATTACTTCCTTGCTCTAA
- a CDS encoding glycosyltransferase family 32 protein: protein MIPKILHQCSKSYVWEERQLTRRARALMPDFEYHAWTDETNLQLVQEKAPQFLQDYLRIPVGVIRVDIARCLYLYVYGGIYFDTDYVFYKPINQKFLNNKCVLAIEEPECKSIGGGAKLGNAFMASEPGFEMWLKFIEQIFAKHRAGETNIVFLSGPHALTLFLQEHPHYKDDITVMPSYVIYPEFAMAKLTAKKTAHTIGAHLCWGSWRGKPMMQYLRSRLRRWISAVV, encoded by the coding sequence ATGATTCCGAAAATCCTGCACCAATGTTCCAAGTCCTACGTTTGGGAAGAGCGTCAGCTAACGCGTCGCGCGCGCGCATTAATGCCCGATTTTGAATACCACGCCTGGACCGATGAAACCAATCTCCAGCTTGTGCAGGAGAAAGCGCCGCAATTTCTACAAGATTATTTACGTATTCCGGTGGGAGTAATCCGTGTGGATATTGCGCGCTGCTTGTATCTGTACGTGTATGGCGGAATTTATTTTGATACCGATTATGTTTTCTATAAACCGATTAACCAAAAATTTCTTAATAATAAATGTGTATTAGCGATTGAAGAGCCGGAATGCAAAAGCATTGGCGGTGGCGCAAAACTGGGCAATGCCTTTATGGCATCGGAGCCGGGCTTTGAGATGTGGTTAAAATTTATCGAACAGATTTTTGCCAAGCATCGCGCCGGTGAAACCAATATTGTGTTTCTCAGTGGCCCGCATGCGCTGACATTATTTTTGCAGGAACATCCGCACTATAAAGACGATATTACAGTGATGCCCAGCTATGTTATTTATCCGGAATTTGCAATGGCTAAACTGACCGCAAAAAAAACTGCGCACACCATTGGTGCGCATTTGTGTTGGGGTTCATGGCGCGGCAAGCCGATGATGCAATATCTGCGCAGCCGTTTGCGCCGCTGGATTTCGGCGGTGGTGTAA
- a CDS encoding LysR family transcriptional regulator has product MVSNVNLNDIYIFHAVSELNSITAASKQLNSSKQTISRKLAQLEAALGVTLIARNSRYFQLTSAGQAYYQHCCQIIQQIELANAQVQAHQTALEGNIKISLPHDCNSKAICNYLMTFMEKHPRIKLDINVCDRNSFALGDGFDLAIRLGELEDSSLVARRLGTINYGLVASPCYLKKISPPQTADDLARHTYIMVSKSSGNTGRDSPLQQCRQLVVNEFILAKQFASQGFGLVHLPLFMCYDELQSGELATLPLAECRETKTLSLVFPKDKYMPGYVRRFIDYLVDMCRDRELWLVDHDQYLYQSPTLKQRRTGQG; this is encoded by the coding sequence ATGGTATCCAATGTTAATTTAAACGACATTTATATTTTTCATGCCGTGTCAGAATTAAACAGCATCACCGCCGCGAGCAAGCAATTAAACAGCAGCAAACAAACCATCAGCCGCAAATTGGCACAGTTGGAAGCGGCATTGGGCGTGACGCTGATTGCGCGCAATAGCCGCTATTTCCAATTGACCAGTGCGGGGCAGGCTTACTACCAACACTGCTGCCAGATTATCCAGCAGATTGAATTGGCCAATGCGCAGGTACAGGCGCACCAGACGGCACTGGAAGGCAATATCAAAATCAGTCTGCCGCACGATTGCAACAGCAAAGCCATTTGTAATTACCTGATGACGTTTATGGAAAAACATCCGCGTATCAAATTGGATATTAATGTCTGTGACCGCAACAGTTTTGCATTGGGCGACGGTTTTGATCTGGCGATCCGTTTGGGCGAGTTAGAGGATTCATCGCTGGTCGCGCGCCGTTTGGGCACGATTAATTACGGTTTGGTCGCGAGCCCTTGTTACCTGAAAAAAATCAGCCCGCCGCAAACAGCCGATGATCTCGCGCGTCACACTTACATTATGGTGAGCAAAAGTTCGGGCAATACTGGCCGCGATTCGCCGCTGCAACAGTGCCGGCAATTAGTGGTCAATGAATTTATCCTTGCCAAACAATTTGCCAGCCAAGGCTTCGGATTGGTGCATTTGCCTTTATTTATGTGCTACGACGAACTGCAAAGTGGCGAATTGGCGACGCTGCCGCTAGCAGAATGCCGGGAGACAAAAACCCTCAGTCTGGTGTTTCCCAAAGATAAATACATGCCTGGCTATGTGCGGCGTTTTATCGATTATCTCGTGGATATGTGCCGCGACCGCGAGCTGTGGCTGGTGGATCACGACCAATATCTTTATCAATCACCCACGCTCAAACAGCGAAGAACCGGTCAGGGTTGA